ATCAGAGTGATGACTGCGATGAGTTTTTGCATTGTTCAAGGTGCTCTGGCTGAATGCAAAATAGTTTGCCAATGTGCCATTGAATATAGCTCTTGCCTTATATCCGTTACCTCAAAACTTTAATAACACATTGAATGCTATTAACGAGGTATTACGCTATTTAAAGGCATTGCATTGGATTGTTTGAAGCAGATAGTTTTTGACAAATTTAAAACACAATAAAAATGGAAAATTTCAGCTTTTATATACCAACAACCGTTCATTTCGGCAAAGGTCAGATCGCTAATTTAAGCGCTTCGATAAAGCAGTTCGGAGGAAGCAAAGTCTTGCTTGCTTATGGAGGAGGAAGCGTTAAGAAAAACGGTATTTATGATGCCGTTGTCGCAGAATTGAAAAAAGTTTCCATTGCTTTTGTTGACTGCGATGGCATTAAACCCAATCCACCTGTTGAGGATGTAAACCGAGGCATTAAGATTTACAAAGAGAATGCATGTGATTTCATTTTAGCCGTTGGTGGAGGTTCTACAATTGACGCTTGTAAGGCAATGGCTGCTGGTGTTTGCTACAATGGCGATGTGATGGATCTGATGGCAGGTGGAAAAGGAGAAATTAAAGCAGCTGCTCCATTGGCATCTGTATTAACTATGGCAGGTACAGGAAGCGAATTGGATATGGGTGGAGTAATTACTGCTGGAGAAGACCATAAGAAGCACACAATTATGCATCCGCTTCTTTACCCAAAATTCTCTATACTCGATCCAACCTATACTTTTTCAGTGCCAGAAATTCATTCGATGGCCGGTTGTTTCGACGCCTTGAATCACCTTATTGAGTGTTATTTTATTGCTGGAAGCGAATCTACCGATGTTCAAAACATGATGAACGAAGGGCTGATGAGGTCAATCATTAAAAATGCTCCTTTGGTTCTCGCAAATCCACAAGATTATAATGCTAGGGCTAACATTATGTGGGCAAGTTCAATGGCCTTAGCAAGTTTCCAGTTTGCAATCGGTAAAAAAGGTTCAAACTGGCCAATGCACAGTATGGGGCACGAGTTGTCAAGCCTTTACGATATGACTCACGGTGTTACTTTAGCGCTTATTGCTCCTGCTTATCTGGAATTTTCCCTACAAAAAGCCCCTGAATATACGTGGTTGTTCGCAAATTTCGCCAGAAATGTATTTGGGGTGATTGAATCCGACGATGCGGTAGCAGCAACAAAAGGCATTGAATGCCTAAAAGAATTTACCTTGAAAATTAAGATGCCTAAAAACCTCAAAGACGCTGGTGTCGAAGAAAGCAAACTAGAATATTTGGCAGCTAAAGCAACTGAGTGGGGTAACATTGGCGCACTCTGCAAAATTGAAAAAGAAGAAGCCTTTGAGATATTCAATAGGGCCTTTGCCTAATTAATTGGAGCCTCCGAGTTTAGCATCCTTGGAGGTTCTATTCAATAATTTCCTTACGGCTGATTTAATTAACCCATTATCATCTACTTTTTATATGAGTAAAAAAGTTGTAGTCATTTCGTCAAGTCCTCGTAGAGGAGGTAATTCTGATATTTTATGCGATCAATTTATTACGGGTGCACATTCGGCTGGTCATCAGGTTGAGAAATTTTTTCTTAAGGATAAGAAAATCAACTATTGTACTGGATGCGGCGTCTGCCTTAACGGCGAAAAAAGCTGCCCTCAAAAAGATGACATGGCTGATCTCCTCTCAAAACTGATTGCAGCAGACATCATTGTAATGGCAACACCAGTGTATTTCTACACCATGTGCGGTCAAATGAAAACATTCATCGACCGAATTTGTGCCCGATACATCGAAGTCAAAAACAAAGATTTTTACTTTATCGTTACAGCGGCCGATAGCAATAAACAAGCTTTAGACAAAACCATCGAAGAATTTCGTGGATTTCTAGATTGTCTCGATAATCCGAGTGAAAAGGGGATTGTCTATGGTACAAGCGCATGGAACATTGGAGAAATTAAAAATTCAAAAGCAATGTCTCAAGCGTTGGAAATGGGAATAAATATCTAATCATTTAAAATGCCTTCATCTTTAAAAGTAAAATTTTCTAATCGGTACTTGTTTTATCTGTTTCTACCTCTTGTAGTAGAACAGTTTCTAGAGTATTTGGTAGGTTTGGCCGATTCTATTATGGTGGCTCATGTCAGCGAATCGGCTGTCTCTGGTGTTTCGTTGGTCGATTTTGTAATGGCATTGCTTATCAGTCTTTTTGCTGCGTTATCAACGGGTGGTGCTGTTATTGCAGGTCAATATCTTGGTAAAAAGCAAGTTGATGATGCAAAAGAAGCCGCAAATCAGCTTATTTGGTTTTCTGGTGCTATTTCTGTTATCATCATGCTGATTGTTTACCTTATTAAACCAATCCTATTAAATACGCTTTTCGGTCAAATTTCCAGTGAGGTTCGTCAAGATGCAAATACCTACCTAATGATTACTGCATTATCTATACCTTTTCTGGCTATTTACAGTGCAGGGGCAGCCATTTTTAGATCGATGGGTAATTCAAAGCTCCCAATGCAAATTATGCTTGCTATGAATCTTGCCCATGCAGTTGGTAATGCTATCTTGATTTTTGTTTTTCATTTGGGAGTGGAAGGTGTTGCCATACCAACACTTTTGTCGCGGATAGCTGCTGCCGTTATTATCGTATCGTTAGCGCTAAACAAGAAACAAGTTTTATGCTTAAATCGAAGCTTTTCGCACAAGTTTAATTGGGATATGCTTAAGCGGATTCTCGGTATAGGATTACCTTATGGACTGGAAAACGGCCTCTTTTACCTGGGGCGTATTGTTGTTCTTAGTTTAGTGGCATCGTTTGGTACTGCTGCTATTGCCGCCAATGCCGTTTCGGGGACAATTGTGATGTTCCAGGTTTTACCTGGAATGGCTATAGGCTTAGGCTTAACAGTTGTTGTCTCTCAATGCGTTGGTGCTGGGGAACTAGAATTGGCACAGTATTACACAAACAAGATTATGAAAGTTGTATATGTGGCCAATATCATTAGTTGCGTAATAGTTTTGGCAATCCTTCCCGAATTAATGCATATCTATAATCTTTCAGAAATGGCTACTTCTTTGGCCTCCAAAATTGTTTGGGCTCATGGATTGCTATTTGGCCTTTGGCTTATACATTACCGGTTACGTTCAGAGCCTCTGGCGATGCTAAATTTCCCATGTGGGTTGCTAGTCTATCTATGCTCCTGTGTCGCATAGTATTGGCTTACTTGTTCAGTATTTATTTTAATATGGGCATGTTTGGAACTTGGGTAGCAATGTTTGTTGATTGGATTGTAAAAGCCGCAATTTTCATCTATAGGTATTTAAGTGGCCAATGGATGCAGTTTAAAACAATATAGTATTAAGCAATGGAGAAGATCGTTTTAAATAACAATGTTGAAATGCCAATCATAGGTTTTGGCGTTTATCAAGTTACTGATGCACAAGAGTGCGAAATCAGTGTTTTGGAAGCTATTAATGCTGGTTACAGATTAATAGATACAGCTTCGGCTTATGGCAACGAGCAGGCTGTTGGTAAAGCGATAAAAAGAAGCGGAGTGGCCCGAAATGAGCTCTTCATTACCACAAAGTTGTGGATTTCAGATGCCAGCTACGATAAGGCCAAAAGTGCTTTCGAAAAGTCTTTATCCAATTTGGGGTTAGATTACATTGATCTGTACCTTATTCATCAACCCATTGGCGATGTCTATGGTGCTTGGAGGGCAATGGAAGAACTATACAAAGACGGGAAAATTAGGGCTATCGGCGTGAGTAATTTCCAGCCCGACCGCCTCATGGATTTAATGATGTTTAATTCGGTTGTGCCTGCGGTTAATCAAATAGAAACACACCCATTCAATCAGCAGGTCGACGTTCAAACGTTCCTTTCCGAAAATAACGTACAAATCGAATCCTGGGGTCCATTTGCCGAAGGAAAGAACGACATCTTTAAAAACGAAGTTCTTGTAAGTATTGGCAAAAAATATAACAAGTCGGTTGCTCAGGTTATCCTCCGCTGGCTTACACAACGGGGAGTTGTTGTAATCCCTAAATCAGTTCGTAAAGATAGGATCATTGAGAACTTCAATATTTTCGATTTCCAATTGAGTAACGATGATATGGAATCAATTAAAACCCTAGATAGTGGTAAAAGCTTGTTTTTCGACCATCGCGACCCTGCTATGGTTAAATGGCTGAGCAGCTATAAATTGTAAAGTAACATCCAAGTTGATGAGCAGAACTATAAGAATATCTATTGAGGGTCGAAAGTTTGAAGCATCGCTTAACAGCAATCAAACTGTGGACGACCTCTTGAAAATGTTGCCCTTAGAGTTGACATTACAGCGTTATGCAGGGCACGAATATTTCGGCAAGTTGCCACAAAAACCTTCCGTAAAGGGGGTGGAGATGACATCTTATGCTCATGCTGCAGGCATTTACTATTACGATGGCTGGGCTGCCTTTACCGTGCTTTATGGTGATGCAGACATCACCCCATACAAAGTCGTTCATCTTGGAGATTTGGATGACGAAGTGATACTATTTCTGAAAAACTCGGATGCTCTTGTAGCCGCTAAAGTTGAAGTTGTAGATTAATGTTTTAAAACAAAACGAATATGTCAAAATGTTTAATCGCGTATTATTCGCGTAAAGGACAAAATTATGTTGGCGGAAGTATCAAAAATCTGCCGATCGGCAATACCGAAGTAATTGCAAAGAAAATTCAAGAACTAACGGGCGGTGATTTGTTCCATATAGATACCATTTCACCCTATCCCGTAGATTATATGCAAACAACTAATGTTGCAAAAGAAGAACTCAACACCGATTATCGACCTGAATTGAATGATAGGGTAAGTAATATGGATGATTATGACACCATTTACCTGGGATACCCAAACTGGTGGGGAACATTTCCGATGGCAGTATGTACTTTTCTGGAATCGTACAACCTCTCAGGCAAAACCATTATCCCGTTTTGTACTAACGAAGGCAGCGGATTGGGGCATAGCGAACGTGATATTAAAAAGCTTTGTCCAAGCGCAATAGTTCTTCCGGGTATTGCTATTCGTGGAGGTTCAGTAACCAATGCCGATAAACAGGTTGAAAGTTGGGTTAAAAGCCATTCAAAATAGTTATCGTGGACAAAAACAGATTGGAGGCATTCTCAGATGGTGTTATGGCCATAATCATCACCATCATGGTGTTGGAATTCAAAGTTCCTCACGATACCAGTTGGGAATCGTTGTGGAACCTATGGCCTGTATTTCTGAGTTATGCGCTAAGTTTTGTTTTTGTAGGCCTTTACTGGAGTAGCCACCACCATCTGTTTCACATGGCCGAAAGGGTGAACAATAGAATACTTTGGTCCAATATGCTGGGCTTATTCTTTTTATCGTTCACCCCTTTTGCAACTGCTTGGATGGGCGAAAATACGTTTAACAGCCAAACTGTAACCCTCTATGCTGTAATACTTAGTCTTTGTGTTGTATCGTACTTACTTTTAGTGCATCAATTACGGGCTCTTCACGGTTACGATTCAAAGTTCTCTAAAACATTTAAAGGATATACCAAAATCTTCATAACCATTTCATTAAATTCTTTGGCTGCACTTATTGCGTTTTTTGGATACCCGAGAATAGCGTTTATTTTACTTATCCTGACTTCCTTGGCATGGTTTATTCCCAACCATCGATACGAAAACCACATTACTGATGAGGATTAACTTAATGATCTGTAAATAAAATCCATTGTTTTCAGATCCTTATCATTCTCCCTGCACATTATCACAACACAATGATAGTATGCAAGCCAAGAGATAATACGCTGGATAATATCGAGTTGTATTAAAAGCATCGAAAGCGTTAAATTAGAGGTTGTCCACTAGTGAAGCCTCTTTCTAAGAGTGTATTCCTACAAAAAAAAGCAGCGAACCACAAACCCGAAGGCCCATAGCTCGCTGGTGGGTCCGTCTCGCAAGACTGACACTACAAATATATTGTAATCCTAAGATAAAACCCTAGTTGAAGCATTGACTTTCAAACAAGCAGTTAGTAATTCTTTTATCACTAAGCATTACAAAAGAGCACGCAAAGCGGCCAACGCCTAAGCCGTTGTAAAAGTTTTGTCGAAATCTCCTCTTTCGATGCCGTTCCCGACATCGCCATCATCGAGCAAAACGCCATCTACAAAAGGGTGGTAGAAGTAGGCTCATCCAGCATCCTCACCCACGTTTTCGACATCCAGAAAACCCCAAATTTAAAATACATTTTTGACACCCATTTAGCGCAAAAAGTTAAAGATCAACTATTTTAGACGGATGTTATTTTTGAAATGAACACATAATATCTACACAAATAATTAATTACATTTGCTTGAAATTAACGTGATTTTTCCATTAACTTTTAAAAACCTATTGATGCCTACTGATTTCACAATTATAATCTCTAACAATGACTTACCTGCATTAATTAATCAATTAACTTCTATTCTTGAAGTTGAGGAGAATTCAATAATAAATGTATCTATAAGTCTAACTGCAAGTTATACCACTCCGGATATTTTAATAACATTGTCAGCCTTCTTTAGGAACCTCAAATTGAGGAAAATTGACGTTCATGGTACAATATTTCCAAATCCTAATAATGAAGGTTATCTCAGTAGGATAAACTTTTACGATTCTTTGGGAATTAAATTTCAAGAGAAATACCCTAGAAAGTCCTCTCAAGGTAAATTTTTAGAAATCACCAACTTTAACGTTAAGGACGACTTTCGAATCGTTGATCAAATCATCTTAATATTAAAAAGACAATCAGTTCTTGACACTGACACTATGAGTGTTTTAAGCTTTTGCCTTGGCGAAATACTTGGTAATATTTGCATTCATTCTGAAACTCCAAATGGAGGGTGGGCTGTTTGTCAACATTTTCCTAATCAAAGAAAAATATTATTAACTATTTGTGATACAGGTATAGGTATTCATAAAGCACTAACCATTTCTCCTTTATACAGTGAATGGTCCGAAGAAGAAGCCATAAGTCAATGTATCAATGAAAAGGTAACCAATGGAAAAGGGAAAGGATACGGTCTTTTTGCAACTTCTAATTTTGCAAGGACTAATCAAGGGAATTTAACTATTTATTCTGGCAATCACTTTCTTAAAGTTACTAATAGTAATACTAGTGTTCATAGAATGAACTTTTGGCAAGGAACTATTGTTAATCTGGAAATTAATACTAATATTGCGGTTGATGTTAATAGTGTAACTCCTAATTATAGTGATTATAGAACAGATTATCTTGAAAGATACGAAGATGCAATTATTGACAATTTGTGGGATTAGCAATTTTTAAAGAATAATTATTATGGAAAAGCGAGTGCAATTTTCAATTTTTAGCACAAATTTATCAACAAGAAATTTAGGTGCAATTATTCGCGAGTCATTCATATCTGATCTTAAGAATGGCAATAAAGTAATCTTTGATTTAAGCAACATTGAATCAATCTCAAATTCTTTTGCAGATGAATGTTTTGGAAAACTACTCATCTCATACCAAGTAAATGACTTAAAATCTATTACTTCATTCGCAAACACAACCCCCTTTATTAAAGACACTATTCTTTTTGCTTTAAACATAAGGCTCAAGGACTTAGTTTGCTAATAACATAAATAACATAATTCAAAGAAAAGGATTTAAAGTCAATTAAATCCTTTTCTTTTTTACTATACTTGTAACCAATATTATTCTCTTATCAATACACGTACTGCAAAACGAATAGGCCTAAATGTCAGAAACAAAAGCACAAACCATTCAATCCGAGGCTATTCTCAAAAAACAGTTCATCGAGCAGTTGGTAGCCGAAGGATACTCGCGAGCCATTATACCCGACGAGGATGCCCTATTGATGAACTTCCGTCAACAATTCGAAAAACAAGATGACAATTCTCTCACGTTTGAATCGTTTGTTTTTCAAGTTAATTCATTAAGAATTAGTGATTTTTTAATTGAGGATTCACTCAAAAAGATCTTTGTCTCATATTTCTTGAAACTATCATCCATCGATGATAAAATCTCTCACCTGCAGCAGCAGCAAACAGCTACCGCCAGTTCAAAAAAGCTCTCTTACAGCAAATGTTTGTATAAATATCATATAAAAAATGAATAACGAATTCAATCCAGATGATCATCCCCATGTTTGGCACTACACCTCAATAAACTCTCTAGTAAATGGGTTGATTGAAGAAGATGGTAATCTATGCTTTTGGGCATCTCATCGTCAATATTTAAACGATCCGATGGAAACAATTTTAGGTGTTGATTTAAGAGATAGACTAATCAACGAAAAATCCCTAAAAATAAAATATGGAAAAGCAACACCTGATATATTTATAGTATCATTTTCCCTCTCTCCAGATATTCTTCCAATGTGGAATATGTATGGAGGTAATGGGAATGGCATTATGTTAAAACTTGATTCAAAGTTACTCAACGTAAAAGAATACAGTATGTATCATATGGAATATGACACAATTGAAGTAATAAATCAAATTGAAAATAAATTGGATGATAATTTAAATAGTACATTTACAGAAGGTTGTCCAGAAGATACTTGCAGCAGGGAATCAGCAGTTGTACTCGGAGAGATATTAATTACAGCAAACCTTCCTGAAAAAATAAAAAGTAATTCTTATCAATATGAAAATGAAGTAAGAATTTCACATACAACAGATATTCAACATAGTTTAAAGGATATTAAGTATAGATGTTCAAACGGGGTTATAATACCGTATATGGAATTTCGATTTCTCAAAGAAGCGCTTAAAGAAATCACTATAGGTCCCACAAACGATTTTGAACGCTCTAAATTCTCATTAAAGATGTTTTTAGATTCCAAAGAATTAGGTGATGTCAAAATATCAAAATCCGAAGTTCCTTATCGTGGTTAGAGTACAA
This window of the uncultured Acetobacteroides sp. genome carries:
- a CDS encoding DUF2971 domain-containing protein: MNNEFNPDDHPHVWHYTSINSLVNGLIEEDGNLCFWASHRQYLNDPMETILGVDLRDRLINEKSLKIKYGKATPDIFIVSFSLSPDILPMWNMYGGNGNGIMLKLDSKLLNVKEYSMYHMEYDTIEVINQIENKLDDNLNSTFTEGCPEDTCSRESAVVLGEILITANLPEKIKSNSYQYENEVRISHTTDIQHSLKDIKYRCSNGVIIPYMEFRFLKEALKEITIGPTNDFERSKFSLKMFLDSKELGDVKISKSEVPYRG
- a CDS encoding MATE family efflux transporter — protein: MPSSLKVKFSNRYLFYLFLPLVVEQFLEYLVGLADSIMVAHVSESAVSGVSLVDFVMALLISLFAALSTGGAVIAGQYLGKKQVDDAKEAANQLIWFSGAISVIIMLIVYLIKPILLNTLFGQISSEVRQDANTYLMITALSIPFLAIYSAGAAIFRSMGNSKLPMQIMLAMNLAHAVGNAILIFVFHLGVEGVAIPTLLSRIAAAVIIVSLALNKKQVLCLNRSFSHKFNWDMLKRILGIGLPYGLENGLFYLGRIVVLSLVASFGTAAIAANAVSGTIVMFQVLPGMAIGLGLTVVVSQCVGAGELELAQYYTNKIMKVVYVANIISCVIVLAILPELMHIYNLSEMATSLASKIVWAHGLLFGLWLIHYRLRSEPLAMLNFPCGLLVYLCSCVA
- a CDS encoding flavodoxin encodes the protein MSKCLIAYYSRKGQNYVGGSIKNLPIGNTEVIAKKIQELTGGDLFHIDTISPYPVDYMQTTNVAKEELNTDYRPELNDRVSNMDDYDTIYLGYPNWWGTFPMAVCTFLESYNLSGKTIIPFCTNEGSGLGHSERDIKKLCPSAIVLPGIAIRGGSVTNADKQVESWVKSHSK
- a CDS encoding iron-containing alcohol dehydrogenase; the encoded protein is MENFSFYIPTTVHFGKGQIANLSASIKQFGGSKVLLAYGGGSVKKNGIYDAVVAELKKVSIAFVDCDGIKPNPPVEDVNRGIKIYKENACDFILAVGGGSTIDACKAMAAGVCYNGDVMDLMAGGKGEIKAAAPLASVLTMAGTGSELDMGGVITAGEDHKKHTIMHPLLYPKFSILDPTYTFSVPEIHSMAGCFDALNHLIECYFIAGSESTDVQNMMNEGLMRSIIKNAPLVLANPQDYNARANIMWASSMALASFQFAIGKKGSNWPMHSMGHELSSLYDMTHGVTLALIAPAYLEFSLQKAPEYTWLFANFARNVFGVIESDDAVAATKGIECLKEFTLKIKMPKNLKDAGVEESKLEYLAAKATEWGNIGALCKIEKEEAFEIFNRAFA
- a CDS encoding aldo/keto reductase — translated: MEKIVLNNNVEMPIIGFGVYQVTDAQECEISVLEAINAGYRLIDTASAYGNEQAVGKAIKRSGVARNELFITTKLWISDASYDKAKSAFEKSLSNLGLDYIDLYLIHQPIGDVYGAWRAMEELYKDGKIRAIGVSNFQPDRLMDLMMFNSVVPAVNQIETHPFNQQVDVQTFLSENNVQIESWGPFAEGKNDIFKNEVLVSIGKKYNKSVAQVILRWLTQRGVVVIPKSVRKDRIIENFNIFDFQLSNDDMESIKTLDSGKSLFFDHRDPAMVKWLSSYKL
- a CDS encoding TMEM175 family protein, which translates into the protein MDKNRLEAFSDGVMAIIITIMVLEFKVPHDTSWESLWNLWPVFLSYALSFVFVGLYWSSHHHLFHMAERVNNRILWSNMLGLFFLSFTPFATAWMGENTFNSQTVTLYAVILSLCVVSYLLLVHQLRALHGYDSKFSKTFKGYTKIFITISLNSLAALIAFFGYPRIAFILLILTSLAWFIPNHRYENHITDED
- a CDS encoding cyclophilin-like fold protein translates to MSRTIRISIEGRKFEASLNSNQTVDDLLKMLPLELTLQRYAGHEYFGKLPQKPSVKGVEMTSYAHAAGIYYYDGWAAFTVLYGDADITPYKVVHLGDLDDEVILFLKNSDALVAAKVEVVD
- a CDS encoding flavodoxin family protein, with the protein product MSKKVVVISSSPRRGGNSDILCDQFITGAHSAGHQVEKFFLKDKKINYCTGCGVCLNGEKSCPQKDDMADLLSKLIAADIIVMATPVYFYTMCGQMKTFIDRICARYIEVKNKDFYFIVTAADSNKQALDKTIEEFRGFLDCLDNPSEKGIVYGTSAWNIGEIKNSKAMSQALEMGINI